One genomic segment of bacterium includes these proteins:
- a CDS encoding cupin domain-containing protein, whose product MRIKSLMNSKKVVAGDGVHLRELVNPGCDGGFTGRYSLAEAILLPGHKSKKHRLKTHELYFVVEGHAVVHLDEESAVIEQGDAVEIPPGTVQWVDNSGGSEPFVFLCIVDPAWRSEDEEMLE is encoded by the coding sequence TCGCCGGCGACGGGGTTCACCTGCGCGAGCTGGTCAACCCCGGTTGCGACGGGGGCTTCACCGGGCGTTACAGCCTGGCCGAGGCGATTCTCCTACCGGGCCACAAGTCGAAAAAGCACCGCCTGAAAACACACGAGCTCTATTTCGTCGTCGAGGGCCACGCGGTCGTCCACCTGGACGAGGAGTCGGCCGTGATCGAGCAGGGGGACGCCGTGGAGATTCCGCCCGGTACGGTGCAGTGGGTGGACAACTCCGGCGGCTCGGAGCCCTTCGTGTTTCTGTGCATCGTGGACCCCGCCTGGCGCTCCGAGGACGAGGAGATGCTGGAGTAG